The Cloeon dipterum chromosome X, ieCloDipt1.1, whole genome shotgun sequence genome includes a window with the following:
- the LOC135945556 gene encoding uncharacterized protein LOC135945556, with protein MSSKAVVILSVCVVVWVQQIVAQAKGKKIDCAKEDYTILDKCCEIPIGNLAENEIMADCNPQKDKKLYSWINDFQMNKLQLTKKNNSIDLNDATTKNTFCQVANFTNCLFEKASLMFPNGTVNAEAAKDFLTAGREDPWKTLIADHITQMGNLEDYIPKKFEAKLPCPENPKKPKGKTVNVTMGPLVLVQFLQIGVVEMCPQPKNFTKKDKCNATLSTWKTCSNFLLDSLYSASSSPIKIKTQSFSSEKKSGTKKNIFSYLHDAKNNM; from the exons ATGTCGAGCAAGGCAGTCGTCATTCTGTCCGTTTGTGTTGTTGTCTGGGTGCAACAG ATCGTGGCGCAGGCGAAAGGCAAAAAAATCGACTGTGCGAAAGAGGACTATACT aTTCTGGATAAATGTTGCGAAATACCGATTGGAAATTtggctgaaaatgaaattatggcCGACTGCAATCCGCAGAAAGACAAAAAACTGTACTCCTGGATAAATGATTTCCAAATGAACAAGCTTCAGCTCACCAAGAAGAACAACAGCATCGATTTAAACGACGCAACAACAA aaaacACATTCTGCCAAGTTGCG aattttacaaACTGTCTTTTCGAGAAAGCCAGCCTGatg TTCCCGAACGGAACCGTAAATGCTGAGGCAGCCAAAGATTTTCTCACGGCTGGCAGGGAGGACCCATGGAAGACTCTTATTGCCGATCACATCACCCAAATGGGCAACCTGGAGGATT ATATTCCGAAGAAGTTTGAGGCGAAACTGCCTTGTCCGGAAAACCCGAAGAAACCGAAAGGAAAAACCGTCAATGTCACAATGGGGCCTCTGGTTTTGGTCCAATTTTTGCAGATCGGCGTCGTTGAGATGTGTCCACAGCCCAAGAACTTTACCAAGA AGGACAAATGCAACGCTACCCTGTCGACTTGGAAAACGTGCTCTAATTTCCTTTTGGACAGCCTATACTCAGCCTCGAGTTctccaatcaaaattaaaacgcagaGCTTTTCCTCTGAAAAGAAATCAGGTActaagaaaaacattttctcctATTTGCATgacgcaaaaaataatatgtaa
- the LOC135946109 gene encoding uncharacterized protein LOC135946109, which yields MREHSKRRIFRFNFILYSYNVTAYAVIFILAVVRCVKIAYCDDKTRLTEHEFCAHLSTPLYIYDFWWFSDPMVLPTFYYLYAFNISMIGVYYSIFCASDSFNCSVFVALAERCKFLAQTAPKALLPDRRGQITPFFAAWIKYHQQYQELVLSGNKIFGPVVFVTHVFAALNAMVYTFLAINDSEDTIRSLSMANLLGLAIQFYMYAYAGQQIINKSEELSRATLTASQVASGAYSDGPARSALCVVMARCCGSKNDEISGLGYFNISMRFYARIMSVSATYILFTQQLNSK from the exons ATGCGTGAGCACTCGAAGAGACGCATATttcgctttaattttattttatattcgtACAACGTGACTGCCTATGCGGTCATATTCATTCTCGCTGTTGTAAG gTGCGTGAAAATAGCCTACTGCGACGACAAGACGCGGCTTACGGAGCACGAATTCTGTGCGCACCTCAGCACACCGCTATACATCTACGATTTTTGGTGGTTTTCAGATCCGATGGTCTTGCCAACGTTCTATTATTTGTATGCGTTTAACA TTTCAATGATCGGAGTCTACTACTCAATTTTCTGCGCGTCTGACTCGTTCAACTGCAGCGTTTTCGTCGCACTGGCCGAACGGTGCAAATTTTTGGCACAAACCGCACCGAAAGCTCTGCTACCAGATCGAAGAGGCCAAATCACACCGTTTTTCGCAGCTTGGATCAAATACCATCAACAATATCAAGA GTTGGTTTTGAgcggaaacaaaatttttgggCCAGTCGTTTTTGTTACTCACGTGTTTGCAGCTCTCAACGCGATGGTTTACACCTTCCTTGCGATAAAC gaTTCGGAGGACACAATCAGAAGTTTGAGCATGGCAAATTTACTCGGGCTGGCAATTCAATTCTACATGTACGCGTACGCCGGgcagcaaataataaacaag AGTGAAGAGTTGAGCAGAGCAACCCTGACCGCGAGTCAAGTGGCCTCAGGCGCGTACAGCGACGGCCCTGCCAGAAGCGCCCTTTGCGTCGTCATGGCCAGGTGCTGCGGCTCAAAAAACGACGAAATCAGCGGACTCGGATATTTCAACATCTCCATGCGTTTTTACGCCAGG ATCATGAGTGTGTCCGCAACGTATATCCTTTTCACGCAACAACTGAACAGCAAGTGA